AATGGATGACCCAACTTTTGCAGGAAGTGTTACCGGAAAGTGTTGAGCCCGAAATAACAACTTTTTTGGATGATATCATTGAACAACAGGCCATGGAAACTAAATTCAAGAATATAACTTTATTTTTCTCTATTGTAAGTCTGATTATAACTTTATTGGGAGTATATTCAGCTATTACTCTTGACACCGAACGTCGGCAGAAAGAAGTGGCAATCCGGAAAATAAACGGAGCGGGAATAAAACAGATTATCTTACTGTTTTCCCGGTTGTATATGTTACTTTTGACAACATCGGCTTTATTAGCTTTTCCTGTGGTATACGTCATTCTCCATATGTGGAAAGAAATATATCAGATATTCTTTAATGACGGGATATTATATTGGGTAGGAATATTTGTAGGAGTAACTTTATTGACTGCACTAACCGTTATCTTTAGAATCCTAAGGATTGTACGACTCAATCCTGCGGAAGTTATCAAGAATGAATAAATTCAATAATTTTTAAATAGTACAATTATGATTAAAACAATTAATTTACAGAAGATTTTCAAGACAGAAGAAGTGGAAACTTGGGCATTGAATAATGTCAGTATTGAAGTGAAACAAGGTGAGTTTGTTGCTATTATGGGACCTTCCGGCTGTGGAAAGTCAACGTTACTTAATATTCTGGGACTGTTGGACAATCCGACAGGAGGAGAGTATTATCTGAATGGAATGGAAGTTTCGAAGTACACGGAATCGCAGCGTACAAATCTCCGTAAAGGAGTCATTGGTTTTGTATTTCAGAGTTTCAATCTGATAGATGAACTGAACGTATATGAAAACATTGAATTACCTCTGCTCTATATGGGTATCTCAGCTTCCGAACGTAAAAAGAGAGTGGAGACTGCCATGGAACGAATGGCTATTACTCATCGTAGCAAACATTTCCCCCAACAATTGTCAGGTGGTCAGCAGCAACGTGTCGCTATCGCCCGTGCAGTAGTTGCCAACCCTAAATTGATCCTTGCCGATGAGCCTACCGGTAATCTGGACTCAAAGAATGGTAAAGAAGTAATGGGGCTATTGAGCGAATTGAATAAGGAAGGAACAACGATTGTAATGGTAACGCACTCCCAGCATGACGCCGGTTACGCTGATCGCGTCATCAATCTGTTCGACGGACAAGTAGTAACTGAAGTCAGCATGTAACATTAAAAGAGTATGATGATAAAACATTATCTAAAAGTAGCTTTCCGCAATCTGGCGAAATATAAGGTGCAAAGCATTGTGAGTATTTTAGGATTGGCAGTAGGCTTTGTATGCTTTGCATTGTCTACTTTGTGGATTCGTTATGAAATGACTTATGATACTTTTCACGAAGGTGCGGAACGTATTTATCTGGTGCGTGCACATTATGCACATGAACCTGGTAAGATATCCAATTCTACTCCTTATCCTTTAGCTGATTATTTACAGAAAGGTAATCCGGAAATAGAGGCAATGGCTTCTACTTCCGTACAGAAAGTTAAATTTCGTGTGAAGGATACTGAGAAGGATGTTGTGTCGGCTGCTGCAGATTCTGTTTTGATGAACTTTTTTAATATACGAGTATTAAGAGGAACAGTGAACTTCTTGAAGGGAACCAATGGGGAAATTGCTATAACAGAAGAATTTTCTAAAAGGATATTTGGAGAGGAAGAGGCATTGGGTCGGGAGGTAGAGGTTAGTGGACATGCTTCTAAAGTTGGAGCAATCGTGAGTGGCTGGTCTTCTCATTCCAATATTCCATATAGTATATTAACTTCTGCCAGACATTATACACAATGGGGGAGTGCGAATGAAAACTTATTTGTTCGCATTCGTAAGGGGACAAATGGGGAAGAATTTCAGAAAAAAATTGCTGCTCTCCGTATCAATGATATTGAGAAGGAAAATGAATTGGGAGAGCTATTATTGACCCCGCTATCGGCTTTACGCTATTCCGGTTATGTATCTCGGGAAGATACCGTGATTACTTTTAGCTATATCTTATATTTTTCATTAGCCGGTGGATTGGTCATTATCTGTTCGTTATTTAATTATTTGACTCTCTATATCAGTCGGTTATATATGCGTAGGCGTGAAATGGCACTTCGCAAAGTGAATGGAGCAGGTAATAAAGATTTGTTTGTTCAGTTGACCGTTGAACTATTGATTGTTCAGTTTATAGCTTTGGTAGCCGGATTGTTCTTTATTGAAATATATATGTCCCGTTTCCTCGAGTTCACACGAATAGCTCCCAACTCTTATTATGGAGAGATTTTAGTATATCTGTTTATTGTGATAGCTTTGTCTCTTTTGTTGGCTCAGATACCACTATATCATTTTCGTCGCCGAACTTTGCAAGACGCTGTCAAAGGGAAAGTTTCAGTAAACAGACCGTATGCTTTCCGTAAGTTCGGGATTGTTATACAATTGATAGTCAGTCTTGTTTTCATATTCTGTACAGTGGTTATAATGAAACAGATTTATTTCCTGAAGCATACAGACTTAGGAATGGAACGTCATAATATTGCCAATGTTGCATTATGGAGAGGTGATATAAAACAGTGGGGCGGTAAGATAGCAGCTTTACCTATGGTGACCGAAGTTCTGCCTCCCCGTTATTTTCCGATTATCCCTACCGGACCAATGATGTATGCGGAAATGAACCATTGGGAGGATATGTCTGAAGCAGTAGAAGAACCTATAACTGTTGGCATAATGCCTGCAATGAAGGATTTCTTTGATTTTTATGATTTGAAATTAATTGAAGGCGAACTGCTCTCAGAAAAGAATGCTCCCAATGATATTGTAATTGATGAAAATACACTTCGGATATTTGGTTGGAACCAAGGAGTAGGAAAGACTTTGGGATATGAGAAGGATGGCAAAATTCTTCATTCATATAGAGTGGTAGGAGTTGTCCGGAATTTCTGTTATCAACCGCCTACAAGTATTCCGGGATGTATCGCTTTACAACAACCTCAAGCACAAAATTATCTGCTGTTTCGTGCCAGTATTTTGTTTAAATTTGAGGAAGGTTCCTGGCGCGAATGCCGGAAAGCGATTGAGGCCATGCATAAAGAAGATTTTCCGAATGCCTATTTACGATTGTTTAATGAGGAGGAAGAATATGATAAGTATCTCCGTTCGGAAAGTGCTTTAATGAAGCTGTTGACTTTCGTATCATTAGTTTGTATTCTGATCTCTTTGTTCGGAATATTCTCATTGGTTACATTATCTTGTGAACAACGTCGTAAGGAGATTGCCATACGTAGAGTCAACGGAGCACAGGTATATCATATTCTTCATCTATTTTTCCGTGAGTATTTATTGTTGCTGGCAACAGCTGTTATAATAGCTTTTCCTGTCGGATACGTTTTAATGAAACAATGGATTGATCGGTATGTAAGGCAAACGCCGATTGAGGTATGGATATATGTAGCTATATTTGGAATTATAGGATTTTTTATCTTACTATGTATAGGCTGCCAAGTATGGAAAGCTGTTTTGCAGAATCCGGCAGAAGTAATTAAGAATGAATAATAATTAATGGTGATATTATGATTACACATTATTTAAAAGTAGCTTTTCGTAACTTAGTAAAATACAAAACGCAGACACTTATCAGCATAATTGGATTATCGGTTGGTTTTACTTGCTTTGCGCTTTCCGTATTATGGATTCGTTATGAAATGACGTATGATAATTTTCATGAAGGAGCAGACCGTATTTATCTGGCAGGTGATAAATTTGATTTGCAAGGAGACGGATTCTCTTATTATTCGTCAAGTTTGTTGGCTGATTATATAATGAAAAACTGTCCGGAAGTAGAAAAGGCTTGCCATATAATACAAAAAAACATAATACCCATTGAATATGAGAAAAATGTATATCAGACACAACAATTAAGAGTTGATTCAAACTTTGTCTCAATCTTTAATATTATTGTATTAGAAGGAAGCAACCGTATGAGATTAGAGAATAACCAGATTGCTATTACTGATAAAATTGCTAAGCAAATATTTGGAACTGAATCTCCGATAGGTAAGCAATTGATATTTCCTAATACAAATAATACAAAGATGACAATAGTTGCAGTGGTAAAATCATGGGAAGGTCATTCTTTATATCCTTTTGATATATTATTACCTTATGAGGATCAAGATCCACATTGGGGGAGTCAACGAAGCCATACACTTTTCCGTATTTACCCTAATAGTGATATAAATGCATTGGAGAAAAGATTGGCTAAATATGAAGTGCAACAAGACTCATATAAACAGTTAATGTCTACTCCTATTGCTTTATTATCTACCTTACGAAGTACACATCCGAGAGAAGATGTTAATGTCAAATTGAATCACATTCGTCTTTTTGCCTGGATTGGAGCTTTGGTTATTATTTGTGGATTATGTAACTATTTAACAATGCTTGTTACTCGTATTCGAATGCGAAAACGTGAATTGGCATTACGGAAAGTAAATGGAGCTTCTAATGGTAGTTTGCTGTCATTGCTTCTTTGGGAATTGGTATTGTTACTCATTGTATCATCGGGATTAGGACTTATGATAATAGAACTCATTTTACCGGGCTTTAGATCTCTATCACAAATAGCCGAGGATACTTCATTCTATTATAGTGAAACGCTTATGTATATATTATTATTAATATTGATAACTATAAGTCTGGCAGCCATACTTATCCGATATGTCAGCAAGCAGTCTTTGCTTGATAGTATTAAACATAAATCAAATCTTCATCTTTCCGGTTGGTTTTATAAAGGAAGTGTTTCCTTTCAATTATTTGTTAGTATTGGTTTGGTGTTTTGTACTATGGTGATGATGAAACAGCTGGATTATCTATTGAATTCAAAAGAACTTGGGTTGAATAGACATAATATAGGAGTTATAGCTTCCGGTTATGGATTTGAAGGTGTTCCTTTTAAAGAAATTCTGGAACAAATGCCTGATGTTATAGAATGTTTATATGGCTTTTATACTCCTATTCCTAAAATGTCATTTTATAGTTATGAAGTGAGGGAATGGGAAGGACAGGCGGACAAAGAACAACGTATCAAGTTAGAGAAGGAAACCATCAATCAGGATTATGCTAATTTTTTCCAAGTTGAAGTTTTGGAAGGTAATATGTTGGATGAAAAAGACGGGAAAGAGGCGGTCCTTATAAATGAAGCTGCGGCAAAGGCTTTTGGTTGGGATCATCCTATTGGAAAGAAGATACACCTGAACGAAAAATGTATAGTAAAAGGGGTTATTAAAAATATTTATTATAATGCCCCGATACATCCGGTTACTCCAGCTATATTCTTCTTGCCGGACAACAAGCAAAAAAGTGAAAGTAGAGGTCATTTGATTTTTAAGTTTAAAGAGGGTACCTGGAAAAATGTTTCTCAAAAATTGAGAGAAGAAGCTTATAAAGTTAATCCGAATGCAGAATTACGTTTGATTAATATGGAGGAGAAATACGATGAGTACATGAAATCGGAAAATTCTTTAAATATGCTATTGAGTATTGTTTCCTTTATATGTATAGCAATTGCCGTATTCGGCATCTTTTCTTTAGTTACTTTATCGTGCGAGCAACGTCGTAAAGAGATTGCTATTCGTAAAGTCAATGGTGCCAGTATAGGAACAATTCTGAATTTATTCTTTAAAGAATATCTGCTTTTGCTTATCATTGCATCATGTATCGCTTTTCCATTAGGATACGTCATTATGAAACATTGGCTTGAAAGTTATGTAAAACAGACTCCGATAAGTCTTTGGATATATGGAGGAATATTTATTGTAATGCTTCTTATCATTTTCCTGAGCATTATTTGGAGAGTATGGAAAGCAGCCCGGCAGAATCCGGCAGAGGTGATTAAAAGTGAGTAAGAATATTATTTAATAAAAGCAATATGAAGAACCAGTTATCAGCTATCAAGGCCCTGTTTCGTTTTAGAATTTATACGATAATAAATATTATAGGGCTTGCGATTAGTGTAGCGGCAACATTAATAATCGTACGTTATATTCATCAGGAAGTGACCGTAGACCACTTTTGCAAGGATCTGGATCAATTATATATATTGACAGCTCAAAGAAGTAACGGTCATATTTCAATAATTGACAATACGGACAGGAATAATGATCCTAATTTTATTGATCCGATGAAGAATCCGGAAGTAGAAAAGTATTCATATTGCATTTCTTTTAAGGATGATTATATCATAGTTGATGATCACCGTTTTCAAGCCAATGTTTTAGTGACCGATAGTTTCTTTCTACAACTAATGGATTATCCTGTCATTTCAGGCATTAAGACTATTCAACGTCCGGATGATGCGATCATTACCCGAAAATATGCTAAACATCTTTTTAAGGATGAAAACCCGCTTGGAAAGCAACTTGTTTCTTCCGCAGGCTATACACTTACTATACGGGGAATTGTAGATGAACCGGATACCAAATCCTCTTTGCAGTTTGATTTGATAACTCCTGTGAATCAGGGAAAATATATGGATTGGAGCCGAATGGGATTTTGTATAACACGTTTGGTTAAGGGTACGGAGTTGGCTAAGTTTAATGAAAAAATCTCTAAACCACAGTCATTGATTTGTTTTAGTCATTCACCTATACAATTCAGGCTTTTTCCATTGAAAGAGCTATATTTTAATAAGGTGGTAAGCTCTGCATCCGGTTTCTTCTTAAGAGGGAATAAAGAACATGTTATTGTGTTGTCTGTTGTAGCATGTATGCTGTTGCTGGTCGGAATTTTCAATTTTATCAATATCTACACGGTTATTATACTGAAGCGGGCGCGTGAGTTTGGAGTTAAAAAGGTGTATGGTGCGAATGGTATTCAAGTATTTTCCCAAATATATGCAGAAAATCTATGTATGGTTGCTACTTCAATGCTGATTATATGGATGCTGATAGAGGTTACAGCAGGGTTATTCGCAACTGTATATTCAATACCCGTGAAACCGGATCTAAAGTTTGATTTACTACTGTCTCTTATTATATTATTCGGGTTACCGTTAATTACGTCTATCTATCCCTTTTTAAGATACAATTACTCTTCACCTATCACCTCATTGCGTTCAGTCAGTGTCGGGGGACATTCCATTGTGTCTCGTGCATTTTTTCTATTCGTTCAATATATCATCACTTTCTGTTTAATTGTGGTTTCCTTGTATTTTGTGCGCCAGTTATATACTATGCTTCATGCTGATTTGGGTTATCGGGCAAAGGATATTATATCTTGCCAATTCCTGTCACACGAGACACAAAACAGGAGGTATGCAAGTGATGAAGAATGGCAGAAAGAGCACGATTTGGAACAGCACAAAGAACAAGTTATTAAGCAGAAAATGAATGCGTGTCCTTTGTTCGTTACATGGAGCTATGGTGAAATTCCTATAAATCTGGAACCTTACATTAACTTGGAAGCGGATAACGGAGAAAAACATAAAGTAGCCCTTATGAATGCCGATAAAGAGTATATGGATATGTTCGGATTGAAACTGAAAGAAGGGAGGGAGTGGAACGACAAAGATCAGTTTGCCCAGTATAAAATGATTATCAACGAAACAGCTAAGAAGTTATTTCAAATAAAGAATATAGAGGAGGCTTCATTACAGCCGGAATCACGTTTGTGGTGGAGTATGGGAATAGATGAAGGGAAAAATCCTCCTTTCGAGATAGTAGGAGTAATAGAGGATTTTCGGACAGGACATTTGGCGAAAGGAGATGCTCCTTTAGCTATATTATATGATAAAGGAGATAATCCTACTAACCCTTTGATAGCGACAATTGTGGAAGGAAAGCGTAAAGAAGCGGTTGATTTTCTGAAAGAGTTGCATGATGAAGTGTTGGGACAGGGAGAATTTGATTACTCGTTTGTGGAAGATGAAGTGAAAAAGTTGTATGATGAAGATAAAAGAGCCACTCAGATCTATGTCACTTTTGCCGGACTGGCTATCTGCATATCCTGTCTCGGCCTGTTCGGTCTGTCGTTGTATGATATTCGCCAGAGATATCGGGAGATAGCCTTGCGCAAGGTAAATGGCGCTACAGGCAAACAAGTGGCCTTATTGCTGGTACGGAAGTATCTATATATACTGGGGGCGGCATTTGCAGTTGCTATTCCTTTGGCCTATTATATCATTCATGATTATACCAAGGACTTTACAGTGAAAGCTCCAGTCGGAGTCGATATATTTATAACAGGTTTTATTCTTACATTAATAATCTCTTTAGGAACATTGTTATGGCAGGTTCGTAGGGCTGTCCGCATCAATCCGGCATTGATAATGAAGAGTGAATAAATACAATGTTTTTTGTTGTTTTTAGTTTAAAAGACAATTGAATAAATTATCTTTGCACTATTCCAATTTTATATCAAATAGGAGAATGTGTATGAATAGAATGAAAGTTTTTTTATTGTTGGCAGTTATGATTGGTTTTAGTTCATGCCAGTCGAGAAGTAAACAAAACATAGAGCAGGAGGTAGAAGTTGACAGTTTGTCGACTAACCCAACTGAAGAGATAAAAATAATAACCGGAGTTGTAAAGGACGCTTCAATGAATAACTTTATGCTAATTACCTTGCAAGGAGATACACTCTTTATTAGTACAATGGATCAAGAGCCAAACGATGTAGCAGGCTTTGAGTTAGGAGATACGGTGAGAGTGAATTATATAGAAGAGGAGGAAGAACCCGGGTTAAATACTATACCGACCGCTCAAAAAGTGATTGTGATAGGAAAGAAAAACCGGAATCAATAAATAATTAATCTAACAATAACGTAGAATTATGAAAAAGAAAATGTTGGCAACAACTTTGTTGACAGGGCTATTGGCTGCATGTAGTGGAAACTCTGCTTCCGTCACAGGAGTATGGATTGAGCCTATCCCAGGAATGGAAGACCAAGTGCAGGGTATTAAACTGGAAGAAGGTGGTATTGCATCTTCCGTTAATATGGCTACATTAGTTTATAAAAATTGGAAGCAGGAAGGTGATCAACTGATTCTGGCAGGAAACAGTATTGGCAATGGGCAGACAATTGAGTTTATAGATACAATGAAGATAAAAAAAATAACGGCTGACTCGTTAGTTTTGGATAATCGGGGAATGGAGATTCGCTATGCGAAACAGAAATGATGTAATTTAATATGTGAACATACATTTCATCCAATAAATAAAAAAAGCTACTTCCCTTTTTATGGAATCAGGAAAGTAGCTTTTTTATATGATTCTAATACTGATTACAAAATATCCAAAGCCTTGAATGCTTTTACTAACTTCTCAACAGCACGGTCAATCTGCTCTTTTGTATGAGTAGCCATTAATGCCACACGCACCAATGTGTCTTGTGGAGCACATGCGGGTGGAATAACCGGATTTATGAATACCCCTTCATCGAAAGCCAGTTTAGTAACCATGAAAGTCTTGTCTGTATCACGTACATAAAGAGGAATGATAGGTGATTCGGTAGCACCGATTTCGAAACCTGCCTCACGGAAACGTTTCAAAGCATAGTTGGTAGCTTCCCACAGAGCTTCGAGTCTTTCCGGCTCATTCTGAATGATATGAAGAGCTTCTAAAGCAGATGCAGTAGCAGCCGGAGTATTGGATGCACTAAATATATATGTGCGAGCATTGTGACGCAACCAGTTGATGATAGAAGAGTCAGCAGCGATAAAACCACCGATAGAAGCCAAAGACTTGCTGAAAGTACCCATAATCAGATCAATCTCATGAGTTAATCCGAAGTGGTCACAAACACCGCGTCCCTGCTTTCCGAATACACCTAAACCATGAGCTTCATCTACCATGATAGTAGCATTGTACTTATGTTTCAAACGTACAATTTCAGGTAAGTTTGCCAAATCGCCTTCCATGGAGAATACGCCGTCAACGATAATCAGTTTTACTGAATCTGGATTGCACTTTTGCAGTTGCTTTTCCAAATCAGCCATATCATTGTGCTTATATTTTAATTGCTGGGAGAAGGAAAGACGACGACCGTCTACGATCGAAGCGTGGTCACGATCATCACAAATGATATAATCATTGCGGTCTGTCAATGCAGGAATAACTCCGGAATTAACTGTGAAACCAGTTGAGAAACAAAGCGCTTCATCTTTACCTACAAAGGCGGCCAGTTCTTTCTCCAGTTGGACATGCAGATCAAGCGTACCGTTCAAAAAACGTGAACCGGCACAACCGGAACCATACTTGTGCATGGCTTGTATACCTGCTTCAATAACTCTTTCATCTCCCGTAAGGCCAGTGTATGCGTTGGAACCGAACATCAACACTTCGTGTCCGCCCATTTCTACTTCTGTACCCTGTTTTCCTTCAATCTCACGGAAATATGGGTAAACGCCCTGTGCCATAAACTTTTGTGGCAGGTCGTACTTAGCTAACTTCTCTTGTAATAATCCCATGAATTATAATTTATTATACTCATACTCAGATCACTCGCTGATGATCTAATAATCCTTTTTTCTTAACAAGTGTTTAAAACAGGGGGCAAAGATAACAAAATTTGCTTTTATCTGTTCTTTTTAAGGGAAAAAAGTTGCCTTCGTATGATTAGAAACCTCTAATAGATTAAAATTTAATATATTTGTATTACTTTTGTCGTCTACAATCGACAAGAATAGCATGAACGAAAGAATGAAGAAAATAATATTCGTCGTCAATCCTATTTCGGGTACACAAAGTAAGGAATTGATTCTTAGCTTGCTGAATGAAAAAATAGACAAGGCGAGATACTCTTGGGAAGTAGTGTATACAGAGAGAGCCGGTCATGCAGTAGAAATAGCCGCGAAAGCTGCCGAGGAAAAGGCAGATATAGTAGTAGCTATCGGAGGAGACGGAACGATCAATGAGATAGCTCGTTCGTTGGTGCATACGGATACCGCTTTGGGAATCATTCCTTGTGGCTCGGGCAATGGACTTGCACGGCACCTGCATATACCCATGGAACCGAAGAAAGCATTGGAAGTGCTTAATGAAGGTTGCATGGACGTAATAGATTATGGCAAGATTAACGGAACAGATTTTTTCTGTACCTGCGGAGTCGGCTTCGATGCTTTTGTTAGCTTGAAGTTTGCGCATGCCGGCAAACGTGGGTTATTGACTTATCTGGAAAAGACATTGCAGGAAAGTCTTAAATATCAGCCAGAAACTTATGAACTGAAAACGGAAAATGGAGTAACCAAATACAAAGCTTTTCTTATTGCATGCGGTAACGCTTCGCAGTATGGAAACAATGCATATATCGCTCCGCAAGCTACACTGACAGATGGATTGCTGGATGTGACCATTCTCGAACCGTTTACCGTTTTAGATGTTCCTTCACTCGCTTTTCAGTTATTCAATAAGACTATTGATCAGAATAGCCGTATCAAAACATTCCGTTGTAGACGATTGTGTATTCGTAGAACCGCTCCGGGTGTGGTACATTTCGACGGTGATCCTATGGAAACGGATGCTGATGTGAATATTGAATTGATTCAGAGAGGTTTGCGTGTGGTAGTGCCACAAGCAGCAGAAAAAGATGCGGCAAATGTGCTTCAAAGAGCACAGGAGTACA
The nucleotide sequence above comes from Bacteroides caccae. Encoded proteins:
- a CDS encoding ABC transporter permease; its protein translation is MKNQLSAIKALFRFRIYTIINIIGLAISVAATLIIVRYIHQEVTVDHFCKDLDQLYILTAQRSNGHISIIDNTDRNNDPNFIDPMKNPEVEKYSYCISFKDDYIIVDDHRFQANVLVTDSFFLQLMDYPVISGIKTIQRPDDAIITRKYAKHLFKDENPLGKQLVSSAGYTLTIRGIVDEPDTKSSLQFDLITPVNQGKYMDWSRMGFCITRLVKGTELAKFNEKISKPQSLICFSHSPIQFRLFPLKELYFNKVVSSASGFFLRGNKEHVIVLSVVACMLLLVGIFNFINIYTVIILKRAREFGVKKVYGANGIQVFSQIYAENLCMVATSMLIIWMLIEVTAGLFATVYSIPVKPDLKFDLLLSLIILFGLPLITSIYPFLRYNYSSPITSLRSVSVGGHSIVSRAFFLFVQYIITFCLIVVSLYFVRQLYTMLHADLGYRAKDIISCQFLSHETQNRRYASDEEWQKEHDLEQHKEQVIKQKMNACPLFVTWSYGEIPINLEPYINLEADNGEKHKVALMNADKEYMDMFGLKLKEGREWNDKDQFAQYKMIINETAKKLFQIKNIEEASLQPESRLWWSMGIDEGKNPPFEIVGVIEDFRTGHLAKGDAPLAILYDKGDNPTNPLIATIVEGKRKEAVDFLKELHDEVLGQGEFDYSFVEDEVKKLYDEDKRATQIYVTFAGLAICISCLGLFGLSLYDIRQRYREIALRKVNGATGKQVALLLVRKYLYILGAAFAVAIPLAYYIIHDYTKDFTVKAPVGVDIFITGFILTLIISLGTLLWQVRRAVRINPALIMKSE
- a CDS encoding ABC transporter permease, with translation MIKHYLKVAFRNLAKYKVQSIVSILGLAVGFVCFALSTLWIRYEMTYDTFHEGAERIYLVRAHYAHEPGKISNSTPYPLADYLQKGNPEIEAMASTSVQKVKFRVKDTEKDVVSAAADSVLMNFFNIRVLRGTVNFLKGTNGEIAITEEFSKRIFGEEEALGREVEVSGHASKVGAIVSGWSSHSNIPYSILTSARHYTQWGSANENLFVRIRKGTNGEEFQKKIAALRINDIEKENELGELLLTPLSALRYSGYVSREDTVITFSYILYFSLAGGLVIICSLFNYLTLYISRLYMRRREMALRKVNGAGNKDLFVQLTVELLIVQFIALVAGLFFIEIYMSRFLEFTRIAPNSYYGEILVYLFIVIALSLLLAQIPLYHFRRRTLQDAVKGKVSVNRPYAFRKFGIVIQLIVSLVFIFCTVVIMKQIYFLKHTDLGMERHNIANVALWRGDIKQWGGKIAALPMVTEVLPPRYFPIIPTGPMMYAEMNHWEDMSEAVEEPITVGIMPAMKDFFDFYDLKLIEGELLSEKNAPNDIVIDENTLRIFGWNQGVGKTLGYEKDGKILHSYRVVGVVRNFCYQPPTSIPGCIALQQPQAQNYLLFRASILFKFEEGSWRECRKAIEAMHKEDFPNAYLRLFNEEEEYDKYLRSESALMKLLTFVSLVCILISLFGIFSLVTLSCEQRRKEIAIRRVNGAQVYHILHLFFREYLLLLATAVIIAFPVGYVLMKQWIDRYVRQTPIEVWIYVAIFGIIGFFILLCIGCQVWKAVLQNPAEVIKNE
- a CDS encoding diacylglycerol/lipid kinase family protein; translation: MNERMKKIIFVVNPISGTQSKELILSLLNEKIDKARYSWEVVYTERAGHAVEIAAKAAEEKADIVVAIGGDGTINEIARSLVHTDTALGIIPCGSGNGLARHLHIPMEPKKALEVLNEGCMDVIDYGKINGTDFFCTCGVGFDAFVSLKFAHAGKRGLLTYLEKTLQESLKYQPETYELKTENGVTKYKAFLIACGNASQYGNNAYIAPQATLTDGLLDVTILEPFTVLDVPSLAFQLFNKTIDQNSRIKTFRCRRLCIRRTAPGVVHFDGDPMETDADVNIELIQRGLRVVVPQAAEKDAANVLQRAQEYMNGIKLMNEAIVDNITDRNKKILKKLTKKG
- a CDS encoding ABC transporter permease, with the translated sequence MITHYLKVAFRNLVKYKTQTLISIIGLSVGFTCFALSVLWIRYEMTYDNFHEGADRIYLAGDKFDLQGDGFSYYSSSLLADYIMKNCPEVEKACHIIQKNIIPIEYEKNVYQTQQLRVDSNFVSIFNIIVLEGSNRMRLENNQIAITDKIAKQIFGTESPIGKQLIFPNTNNTKMTIVAVVKSWEGHSLYPFDILLPYEDQDPHWGSQRSHTLFRIYPNSDINALEKRLAKYEVQQDSYKQLMSTPIALLSTLRSTHPREDVNVKLNHIRLFAWIGALVIICGLCNYLTMLVTRIRMRKRELALRKVNGASNGSLLSLLLWELVLLLIVSSGLGLMIIELILPGFRSLSQIAEDTSFYYSETLMYILLLILITISLAAILIRYVSKQSLLDSIKHKSNLHLSGWFYKGSVSFQLFVSIGLVFCTMVMMKQLDYLLNSKELGLNRHNIGVIASGYGFEGVPFKEILEQMPDVIECLYGFYTPIPKMSFYSYEVREWEGQADKEQRIKLEKETINQDYANFFQVEVLEGNMLDEKDGKEAVLINEAAAKAFGWDHPIGKKIHLNEKCIVKGVIKNIYYNAPIHPVTPAIFFLPDNKQKSESRGHLIFKFKEGTWKNVSQKLREEAYKVNPNAELRLINMEEKYDEYMKSENSLNMLLSIVSFICIAIAVFGIFSLVTLSCEQRRKEIAIRKVNGASIGTILNLFFKEYLLLLIIASCIAFPLGYVIMKHWLESYVKQTPISLWIYGGIFIVMLLIIFLSIIWRVWKAARQNPAEVIKSE
- a CDS encoding lipocalin-like domain-containing protein, with the protein product MKKKMLATTLLTGLLAACSGNSASVTGVWIEPIPGMEDQVQGIKLEEGGIASSVNMATLVYKNWKQEGDQLILAGNSIGNGQTIEFIDTMKIKKITADSLVLDNRGMEIRYAKQK
- a CDS encoding ABC transporter ATP-binding protein, coding for MIKTINLQKIFKTEEVETWALNNVSIEVKQGEFVAIMGPSGCGKSTLLNILGLLDNPTGGEYYLNGMEVSKYTESQRTNLRKGVIGFVFQSFNLIDELNVYENIELPLLYMGISASERKKRVETAMERMAITHRSKHFPQQLSGGQQQRVAIARAVVANPKLILADEPTGNLDSKNGKEVMGLLSELNKEGTTIVMVTHSQHDAGYADRVINLFDGQVVTEVSM
- the spt gene encoding serine palmitoyltransferase, which produces MGLLQEKLAKYDLPQKFMAQGVYPYFREIEGKQGTEVEMGGHEVLMFGSNAYTGLTGDERVIEAGIQAMHKYGSGCAGSRFLNGTLDLHVQLEKELAAFVGKDEALCFSTGFTVNSGVIPALTDRNDYIICDDRDHASIVDGRRLSFSQQLKYKHNDMADLEKQLQKCNPDSVKLIIVDGVFSMEGDLANLPEIVRLKHKYNATIMVDEAHGLGVFGKQGRGVCDHFGLTHEIDLIMGTFSKSLASIGGFIAADSSIINWLRHNARTYIFSASNTPAATASALEALHIIQNEPERLEALWEATNYALKRFREAGFEIGATESPIIPLYVRDTDKTFMVTKLAFDEGVFINPVIPPACAPQDTLVRVALMATHTKEQIDRAVEKLVKAFKALDIL